GAAATTGCTTTAACGGCATTGCAAGATGATAGACGTGATTATGTTGCTGAAAGTTCATTGTTACGGGTGGAAACGCATGGTGTTGATGATGTGTCCGATTATGATATTGCTCCGGTAAATCATCCAAACGATGAATATGTATCAGATGGTGATGTAGAAGCAGACCGTGATTCAAACGATGGTTCagaatagaaaaaatatattctaagattgtaaaatatgttttaaggttgaatgtattaaaaaaaataagttgcgAGGATGAGAAATAAGTTATAAGgttgtaaaatatattgtaaggatgaaaaataatttgtaaggttgtaaaatatattgtaaggatgaaaaataatttgtaaggttgtataatatttttgtaagattATGGAATACGTATAAAGGTTGAgatatgttgttgttgtaggagGAGAGGTTGATGGGTAAGAGTTTAGGGGTTATAGTTTAGGGGTTAGAGGTTTAATGTTTCGCGAAAGTGATTTAAACAATGCCACGCTAACTTTCGTGGCTACACAGTGGCTATGACAAATCCAATCGGTTTGCCTCcaatttatttggttttggctccaaaattgtttttcatttcGCGGTTGATATTAAACCAAAGCCACTGTAACTTCATGGGATTTCAGTGGCTATGACGAAATTTGGCAAAACCATTCGGTTTGGCTCCAATTTATTTGGTTTTGCCTCCAATTGTTTTACAATTCGCGGATATTATTAAAAACGAGCCACGGTTTGCTACGGTTTGATCGTGGCTATGCTGAAAGGGTTTTAATCCTTTCCCCGTTCTTCTCAACacttagacaaaaaaaaactctctcccAAGTCGCCACCGACGAAAGCAATTCTCCTCTTCGATTCGAAGACTCGTCATCTCCGATTCCAAGCCGCGACGTCTCTCTTTCCCTTCTACTCGCAAGGTAACCCTTTAATTCTTTTTTGAGAATCGTCTCGTCTCGATCTAGGGTTTcgattgcttttttttttccttagtgTTCTCGATCTAGGGTTTCGATCACTTCGTTCAGTCTCTGTCACTTGAATGTTCTTGttgtatgtttgtttctttttactgatttagggtttcaatttttttctgttGTTACTGTCGATTTGTTccttagggtttcgatttcaCTCGATTGTCTCTGTCTTAgagttgtctctgtttcttagGGTTTCAATTTCTTTCGGTTTTGTCTCTGTctctcttattttgttttttttctctgcctTTATTATTTCGATtgtataaatattcaaactaatgGTTCTTCTACATCTCATAGTTGTTCGATTAGGGTTTGTTTCTGTGATAGAGTTGTTCGATTAAGCCAAAGCGATTTAGTTAGCAGTATTGTCTTTGTCTCATAGTTTTGTTGGACACTCTTATGTGTCTTTGTTGTTTCAATTTCTCTTTGTCTCTGTGGGTTTTCGATTAAACTTATACATTCTTTAACTTTTTCTTCTGTTAACTGCATATGGCCTCAAGAAGAGGACAAGGGACATCTCCTCCTATGCTTCCAGGTGGCACAAGAGTGGCTGCAACCGGACAAGCTTCATCCTCCCGTTCAAATAGCTATCCGTAAATGTCTCTCAATGCCATGTTCAATGCTCCTGCTAGGATATCCCAGCCACACCTCCATCCTGGTAAGCTCAATGGAGCTTTATGGTAAGCTTTTTCTCTCAATGTTTAACTGTCATTAGATTGTTTAGGCTTCTCTCTGATATCTCTGATGTTTGTGGTCTTTTTAGGTTCTCTATTGACCCATTAGTGAATGCTTTCATCCGTGCATCATGGCAAGCATACTACATGAGACCTTGGAAGAGTTGGAGGTCTGTCCCTGACAAAAGGAGGGATTCATGGTGGCAGGCGTTTGTGGTAAGTGATTTACCAACTTAAATTTACCTCTAAAATTGTTCTTTGATAACCACTAACTGTATTGTTTTCCTTTTGTTGCAAAATTTCTACTGGGAGCAACAGTTTAATGACTTGGTCTATGCTCTCTGGAAGAGGGAAACATGGACTTCGATTGGTGAAAGGATTAGCACCAAGAAGAGGAAAAACAAGCAGCCAAAGTACATCAATGAGAAGGACTGGACGACCCTTATGGAGTATTGGGCGACAGAACCAgtcaagaagaagagcaagaaagCTGCTAAAAGCCGCAAGTCTGACCCTCTGGGTAAAGGGGTATACAAGCACAATGAAGGACCGGTTGGTTTTGCAAGAATTGAATACAACATGGTAATTTCCCTTGTCTTTATTTCTTACACATTTgcctaaataatttttttttcttttttttggcagACGGTTGAGACTGGTGAACCTCCATCCTACACAGACCTCGTCAGGAGGACACACACGAAAAAGGATGGGACTTTTGGGGACTATCGTGCAGAAGAACTGGTAACTCAAGCTGAGATGGAAGCTACTCGGGTCTCTAACACTAACAGTGATGGATCACCACAAAGTCCATCAGCAACCTCAGCTCCTTCTCGCATCTTGTTAAACCAAGCTTATCTGAAGGTATGTTTTCAAACCCTTGTCATGTGTTTTGTTTCCTCTATAGAATTAGGttccaataaaaatatatcaagtgTTTGTTGTTGATAGTTTTGTTGTCTTTGGAGTTGCAATTATGATTTTTGCTGTCTGTGGAGTTGGAATTAGGAGTTTTGTTGTCTGTGGAGTTAGAATTATGTGTTGTCTGAGTCTGGTTCCTCTATAGACTCATCTTGTTGTATGTGGAGTTGTTTTTGACTGAATATGCTTTGTGTTTGCTCTCAGAATGCTAAAGGTAAGAGGGGGCATGTCTACGGACTCGGCAGTGCCCAGTATAGGGAAAATTCGCCATCTACAAGAATCCCTGCTTCTCTGGCCCGCAACTTGGAGATGGAGTTGCGTGTGAGTGGACTAGAGACAAGCTTCCAAAGTGTGACTGCTGATGTAAGTGCAGTGAAGGCTGATGTAGGTGTTGTGAAGGAGGATGTGGCAGCAATGAAGGAGGACTTCGCAGCAACAAGGGCTGCAATCACTGAGCTTATCCAATCACTTCGACCCCAAGCTAACCCTCAACAACAACCCCCTTATACTCAGGCTCAAGACCCTTCGACTCAGGCTTAGATGCATGTTTAGCATCTTTCTATCTAATCTTAAAACTCTCTTTTGGCTTTTAGATGCATGTGTAGCATCTTTTGATCTCTTATGTACCATTCTTTTGTTCTTAAGACTCAATGCACTtgtttaatatctaatcttctTATGTTTAGTTTTTGTAAACCAACTTTCTTatgataataattttatgtttaatttcaaTTGTGTTTTAGGGTTAAAAGTagaaattgaaatataaattgaattagaaccagaatttaaaaaaacatgGTTAACACTAGCCACGATACTAACAAGAAAAAACAGTGGCTAAGTTTTCCCACAAAAAACGTAGTGGCAATCTTCGTGGCTAAAAATTCCCACGAAAAGATAGTGACAATCTTCGTGGCTAGGCATAGCCACGATCCACACAGGGTAAAACAGTGGTTAAAAAAGCCACGAAAGAATCATGGTGAAACCGTGGCTTAGTGTGCCGTGGCTAATAAGCCACGCTAAGCCACGGTTTTTCGTAGTCACGAAGTTATAGCCACATTAGTTTCTCGACAAAGAATCGTGGCTGGTAATCCGATAGCCACGGTTTTTGACTTATGTACCCACGATTTGTTTGTGGCTTTTTTGTGGCTATGCGGTGTATTTTTACTAGTGAATTAGGAGTAAATTAGAGTGGAAGAATTGAGCGAAAAAATTTGAgagtaaataaaagaaataaatgtCACATCCAGCGCAACCTTTTTCACTTTAGAAATGTTGAGAAATAAACACACTTGAAGCATAATAACTTCAAATCTGAATTTGGATCTATATGaacattttcaaaagataaagccaatttctttttttcttttcatatcaCTCAACAACCCACCTATTTTTCTCTATTCTGTGCCACTCAATCATTCGCCACATCTTGgttgaatatataaaaaagaacaAACATTGCTTTAGCTTACTATTTTTTTCATCGAATGGTGGCTTCTGGTTACGTAGCTTAAAACCCACGTACGTAACCATGATAAATCTATGTATTTTATTGTGATGTGTTTTTCTCAACAAGTGGCTGAtacaagctaatatcagaactATTGAAACCAAAAGGAAAAAAGGCAAGAATATGTCATTTAGACTATTATATCATAGTAATATGTGCCAGTGTCACAATTGTTGTTATATTTAGGCCTGGAACTTTTATACAGGATCcagattcgatccgagatccgatccggatccgacccgaaaatccggatatccggaggggccgaatccagatccggatagtaaaatgttgaatccgtcaaagccggatctggatccggatatcttaattttttagtccggatatccggatccgtaagttttattaataaatatttcaaaaatagtaatatttatatatataaattaattttatttaatatattttcatttttataatagtatttataaattttatgtaaattttgtaatattatacatagaaataattaaaaacattatatatatatatttaaattattgttaatattttatatatatattaatattattttttatttatattaaggatccaaatccggatccggatatccgccggatattacaatttttacaaggatatccgacacccggatatccgagaaccgcggatccggataaggatagtaaaattaagGATctgccggataaggatccggatccggataccttaaaatggctaggatatccgatccgtcccaggcctaaTTATATTGTTACTAGAGTTTTTTACACTGCAGGGCAGTTTACAAGTTTCAATTTCACAATGAGGCAGTTATTGCTACTTGGACAGTTTCTGAGTGAAATGTCTTAACTTGTCCCTGAAAAAGGTGTAACTGGTGGGGTAAAATTGGGAAAGGGTTTTTAGTTTTCTGGTTacgtttttgaattttaaaatgacTGAGTGGACCTAATGAAAGAGACTTTAGGAGTTATTTGAcgaaaaatattgtattttaaaatcctAACTTTTGTTGGAGGAATTTGAATCTTCAGAGAATAGtttcttacaattttttttaggttGGAGGATGAAACCACAGAGATATAGGAAGTGAAAGGAGAGCTATCAgagaaactaatttttatatgtttttttcttggttttggaTTCTAATCTATTAATCTATATAATATGTGTAAGTTTTAGAGGTAAAACgcaaaaacaatgaaaattgCATGATAAAAATCAATGGCGGCTGTTAGTTATATTTGTAGAAAACGCAGAAAACCCTAATAGGAAGAAGATAAAGTTATTACAAAATTGCCActaagaataaaaaattaattggatGACCACGTGGATGTGTGCATAATGTTAGTGTACACATGTTCCTGTACAAGGGTACATTGGATGACCACGTAGATGTATACATAATGTTAGTGTACGCATGTACATGTGCACATAATGTTAGTGTACGCATGTACATAATGTTTGTCTTTGTTGATATAAAGACAAGGAAGTTTGGTTTACGTGAATTAAGCAACATGATTATatatgtacatgtgtacatatttacatgtgTACAAACACAACACGTATATATCTTTTACATATGTACATTGTATATTACTAAGGCAATGTTCATAAAAT
The window above is part of the Brassica napus cultivar Da-Ae chromosome C3, Da-Ae, whole genome shotgun sequence genome. Proteins encoded here:
- the LOC111203745 gene encoding uncharacterized protein LOC111203745, with amino-acid sequence MSLNAMFNAPARISQPHLHPGKLNGALWFSIDPLVNAFIRASWQAYYMRPWKSWRSVPDKRRDSWWQAFVFNDLVYALWKRETWTSIGERISTKKRKNKQPKYINEKDWTTLMEYWATEPVKKKSKKAAKSRKSDPLGKGVYKHNEGPVGFARIEYNMTVETGEPPSYTDLVRRTHTKKDGTFGDYRAEELVTQAEMEATRVSNTNSDGSPQSPSATSAPSRILLNQAYLKNAKGKRGHVYGLGSAQYRENSPSTRIPASLARNLEMELRVSGLETSFQSVTADVSAVKADVGVVKEDVAAMKEDFAATRAAITELIQSLRPQANPQQQPPYTQAQDPSTQA